Proteins encoded in a region of the Triticum dicoccoides isolate Atlit2015 ecotype Zavitan chromosome 3A, WEW_v2.0, whole genome shotgun sequence genome:
- the LOC119271790 gene encoding putative ripening-related protein 7, with protein sequence MASTTNAAVIFGILVFLQVSCAFSRHPAEGKFDLRQNVPAVMTVNGFQEGEGGGGPASCDGQYHSDDEFVVSLSSEWYAGGARCGRTIRIFDTSNIGINAQVVDECAGCDNEVGASSHIWNNFRLDTSLGQVDIKWSDLDF encoded by the coding sequence ATGGCGAGCACTACCAATGCCGCGGTGATTTTCGGCATCCTAGTTTTTCTGCAGGTGTCGTGCGCCTTTTCCAGGCACCCCGCGGAAGGTAAGTTCGACCTTCGACAGAACGTCCCGGCGGTGATGACGGTGAACGGCTTCcaggaaggagaggggggcggcgggcCGGCGTCTTGCGACGGCCAGTACCATAGCGACGATGAGTTCGTGGTGTCGCTGTCCTCGGAGTGGTACGCAGGCGGGGCACGGTGCGGCAGGACGATCCGCATCTTCGACACTTCCAATATCGGCATAAACGCCCAGGTAGTTGATGAGTGCGCCGGCTGCGACAACGAGGTCGGCGCCTCGTCCCATATCTGGAACAACTTCCGTCTTGACACCAGcctcggccaggtggacatcaaaTGGTCGGACCTGGACTTCTAA